A DNA window from Acetobacter aceti NBRC 14818 contains the following coding sequences:
- a CDS encoding RcnB family protein, with protein MRIKPIAFIMASVLSIAPVCAMAQPMPGRGHQGGEFRGDGRGDPYHGGPGGRDSRGGDGRYGRRGAPPPMNNWRPGARYWGGDPWIDNWRSYRGLYAPPYGYRWIQSGNQFLLTAIATGIISAVVVNGVVSGMGPGGMAPGAMAPGAMMGGPGY; from the coding sequence ATGCGAATAAAACCGATCGCATTCATCATGGCGTCCGTTCTGAGCATCGCGCCTGTCTGCGCGATGGCACAGCCCATGCCCGGAAGAGGTCATCAGGGCGGTGAGTTCCGCGGCGACGGACGAGGCGACCCATACCACGGCGGCCCCGGAGGACGTGACTCTCGTGGTGGCGATGGAAGATACGGTCGCCGTGGAGCTCCACCGCCCATGAACAACTGGCGTCCTGGCGCCCGCTACTGGGGCGGTGACCCGTGGATCGACAACTGGCGGTCCTATCGCGGCCTTTACGCGCCTCCTTACGGATATCGCTGGATCCAGTCGGGCAATCAGTTCCTTCTGACCGCCATCGCCACCGGCATCATCTCGGCCGTGGTTGTCAATGGTGTGGTCAGCGGAATGGGACCGGGTGGCATGGCTCCGGGCGCTATGGCTCCGGGCGCTATGATGGGCGGCCCCGGATACTGA